AAAATAAACTCATCTGCACTAAAGGCAGCATCAGTTGATGCAATGGGGGATGTATTTACATCAAGTACTGTTTTAGTATCATTTTTAGCAGCTAAATTTACAAACCTTCCAATAGACGGATATGCAGGTATAATAGTATCAGTAGCAATACTTTATGCAGGGTACTCATTAGTTAAAGAAACTATAAGTCCATTACTTGGAGAAGCACCAGACCCTGAATTAGTAAGAGGAATAAATCAAGCTATACTTTCATATGAGCATATACAAGGAGTACATGATTTAATAATTCATAATTATGGAGTTGGAAAATCAATAGCATCTGTTCATGCAGAAATACCAGCAGATATAGATATAATGACAATACACGATATAATAGACACTGCTGAAAGAGAGATATCAGAAAAGTTTAAAACTCACTTAGTGATACATATGGATCCTATATGTATTGAGACTGAGGAAGTAGCATATACAAAAAGTGAAGTAGAAAAGATAATAAAGTATAATCCAGTTATAAAATCCATGCATGATTTTAGGATTGTTGGTCATGGAGAACATCAAAGTATAATATTTGATGTTGTAGTTGATAATGACAAGATGGTTAAAATTATGACTGAAGAAGAGTTAAAAGAAGATATAATTAATGCGATAAAGGATGTTCATCCAGAGTATAATTGTATAATAACTATAGATAGGGATTTTCATTAAAATTTGATAAAAGGTATGATGTAAAGCTCATACTTTTGCATGGGGAGATTATAAAATAACCACACCTTAGTATTTTAAATTATTAAATTATAAGGTGTG
The Romboutsia ilealis genome window above contains:
- a CDS encoding cation diffusion facilitator family transporter, producing MFSNLLVKTFIKDSENIENEDVRNKYGYLAGIVGIIANFILFAVKLSVGLLTSSIAIMADAFNNLSDMASSVITIVGFKLASIPPDKEHPFGHGRLEYISALIVAFMVMLVGFQFVKSSIDRILNPVPIKFEIIPFILLFISILVKIWLSSFNKFMGGKINSSALKAASVDAMGDVFTSSTVLVSFLAAKFTNLPIDGYAGIIVSVAILYAGYSLVKETISPLLGEAPDPELVRGINQAILSYEHIQGVHDLIIHNYGVGKSIASVHAEIPADIDIMTIHDIIDTAEREISEKFKTHLVIHMDPICIETEEVAYTKSEVEKIIKYNPVIKSMHDFRIVGHGEHQSIIFDVVVDNDKMVKIMTEEELKEDIINAIKDVHPEYNCIITIDRDFH